From Sphingomonas bisphenolicum, one genomic window encodes:
- a CDS encoding immunity protein Imm33 domain-containing protein: protein MDEMQLEICQRYGAKFMPSDETYKVGISESALRGELPLNGLRHPPESGTTGWFIWSGEWSDDPDFFRPLHVYHLEEHCPAALPFIALPPGWRFLVAEGYEDVWSDNALINI, encoded by the coding sequence ATGGATGAAATGCAGCTTGAGATATGTCAGCGGTATGGCGCAAAATTCATGCCGTCTGACGAGACATACAAGGTCGGCATTTCCGAGAGCGCCCTGCGAGGTGAGTTGCCGCTCAATGGCCTTCGTCATCCGCCGGAAAGTGGGACGACGGGATGGTTCATCTGGTCAGGAGAATGGTCTGATGACCCGGATTTTTTCAGACCGCTGCATGTTTACCACTTGGAGGAGCATTGTCCGGCGGCATTGCCGTTCATAGCCCTGCCTCCGGGCTGGAGGTTTCTGGTCGCTGAGGGATATGAGGATGTTTGGTCCGACAACGCCCTTATTAATATCTAA
- the pgl gene encoding 6-phosphogluconolactonase has protein sequence MPTEHPFATGAQAAADIAARIATILSDAIAQRGVASIALSGGRSPRPVLEALGQVDLDWDKVVVTLVDERWVAPDSADSNEKLVRDALLNGAAAQARFVPMKTQAADAYAGQAAVEAAFTGLPWPLDIVLLGMGDDGHTASLFPQGRELAEGLASGALTIAATPPVAPHQRMSLTAHGIMQSRHIFLQISGAGKKAVYDRALASGAVEELPIRLALLQDKVPVEVWIAEV, from the coding sequence ATGCCGACCGAACATCCTTTCGCCACCGGCGCGCAGGCCGCAGCCGATATCGCCGCGCGCATCGCCACGATCCTGTCCGATGCGATCGCGCAGCGCGGCGTCGCCAGCATCGCCCTGTCGGGCGGCCGTTCGCCCCGGCCGGTGCTCGAAGCGCTCGGCCAGGTCGATCTCGACTGGGATAAGGTCGTGGTGACGCTGGTCGACGAACGCTGGGTCGCGCCCGACAGCGCCGACAGCAATGAGAAGCTGGTGCGCGACGCGCTGCTCAATGGCGCCGCGGCGCAGGCCCGCTTCGTGCCGATGAAAACGCAAGCCGCCGACGCCTATGCAGGGCAGGCCGCGGTCGAGGCGGCTTTCACCGGCCTGCCCTGGCCGCTGGACATCGTCCTGTTGGGCATGGGCGATGACGGGCATACGGCGTCGCTCTTTCCGCAAGGCAGGGAACTGGCCGAGGGGCTGGCGAGCGGGGCGCTGACGATCGCGGCGACGCCCCCGGTCGCCCCGCACCAGCGTATGTCGCTGACGGCGCACGGAATCATGCAGAGCCGCCATATCTTCCTGCAGATCAGCGGGGCCGGCAAGAAAGCGGTCTATGATCGCGCGCTGGCGAGCGGCGCCGTCGAGGAACTGCCGATCCGGCTGGCATTGTTGCAGGACAAGGTGCCGGTCGAGGTTTGGATCGCCGAAGTTTAA
- a CDS encoding YbaK/EbsC family protein: MSEASVRAFLAERAPDVAIIDQGVSTATVIEAAAALGVEPARIAKTLSLRVGETVVLVCARGDARLNNGKAKAALGAKPRMLGAEEVEAITGHPVGGVCPFGLASPLPVYCDMSLKDFATVFPAAGSRTTSVELTPDRLADLTGARWIDICTLPQAAE; encoded by the coding sequence ATGAGCGAGGCGAGCGTCCGCGCCTTCCTGGCGGAACGGGCGCCCGACGTGGCGATCATCGACCAGGGCGTCAGCACCGCGACCGTGATAGAGGCCGCCGCGGCGCTGGGCGTCGAACCAGCGCGGATCGCCAAGACGCTGTCGCTGCGCGTCGGCGAGACGGTCGTGCTGGTCTGCGCGCGCGGGGACGCGCGGCTCAACAATGGCAAGGCGAAGGCGGCGCTGGGCGCCAAGCCCCGGATGCTGGGCGCGGAGGAGGTCGAGGCGATCACCGGCCATCCGGTCGGCGGGGTCTGCCCCTTCGGCCTCGCCTCTCCCCTGCCCGTCTATTGCGATATGTCGCTCAAGGATTTCGCCACCGTCTTTCCCGCGGCCGGATCGCGCACCACATCGGTCGAACTGACGCCCGATCGACTGGCCGACTTGACCGGAGCGCGGTGGATCGACATCTGCACGCTTCCGCAAGCAGCCGAGTGA
- a CDS encoding pyridoxal phosphate-dependent aminotransferase, whose product MIADISPFHAIAISREAHALEAAGRSILHMEFGQPSTGAPAEAIAMAHHVLDTEAMGYWESMPLKERIARHYGERHGVAVDPEQILLTCGASPGLVLALTCLFAPGARVATARPGYVAYRNNLKALYLEPVEVACGPAERYQISADALAAIDPAPDGLILASPANPTGTIIPADELSRIAAVCAERGIRIISDEIYHGLSFGEPARSMLEFAADAVIVNSFSKYYSMAGWRLGWILVPPALIEAARARMGNLFLTPPVLAQRAGLTAFDCTAELEGHVASYRRNRQLLLDALPALGLASIAPPDGAFYIYADISHLTNDSLRFCQKLLRETGVATAPGIDFDPVDGHRFIRFSFAVSTDRVEDAIARMVPWFQAQGER is encoded by the coding sequence ATGATCGCCGACATATCCCCCTTCCACGCCATCGCCATCAGCCGCGAAGCCCATGCGCTCGAAGCGGCGGGCCGGTCCATCCTGCATATGGAGTTCGGCCAGCCATCGACCGGCGCGCCTGCGGAGGCCATCGCCATGGCGCATCATGTGCTGGACACGGAGGCGATGGGCTATTGGGAAAGCATGCCACTTAAGGAGCGGATCGCGCGCCATTATGGCGAACGGCATGGGGTGGCGGTCGATCCCGAACAGATATTGCTGACCTGCGGCGCGTCGCCGGGGCTGGTGCTGGCGCTGACCTGCCTGTTCGCGCCCGGCGCGCGGGTTGCGACGGCGCGGCCGGGCTATGTCGCCTATCGCAATAATTTGAAGGCGCTCTATCTGGAGCCGGTCGAGGTCGCCTGCGGCCCGGCCGAACGTTATCAGATCAGCGCCGACGCGCTGGCTGCGATCGATCCGGCGCCGGACGGCCTGATCCTCGCCAGCCCGGCCAATCCCACCGGCACCATCATCCCGGCGGACGAACTTTCGCGAATCGCGGCGGTCTGTGCAGAGCGTGGCATCCGCATCATCTCGGACGAAATCTATCATGGGCTGAGCTTCGGCGAACCCGCCCGGTCGATGCTGGAGTTCGCGGCCGATGCGGTGATCGTGAACAGCTTCTCCAAATATTACAGCATGGCCGGCTGGCGGCTGGGCTGGATCCTGGTGCCGCCCGCGCTGATCGAGGCCGCGCGGGCGCGGATGGGCAATCTGTTCCTGACGCCGCCGGTGCTGGCCCAGCGCGCCGGGCTGACCGCGTTCGATTGCACCGCCGAACTGGAGGGCCATGTCGCCAGCTATCGCCGCAACCGGCAATTGCTGCTGGACGCCCTGCCCGCGCTGGGCCTGGCCAGCATCGCGCCGCCCGACGGTGCCTTCTACATCTATGCCGATATCAGCCATCTGACCAATGACAGTCTGCGCTTCTGCCAGAAGCTGCTGCGCGAAACCGGCGTGGCGACCGCGCCGGGGATCGATTTCGATCCCGTCGACGGCCATCGCTTCATCCGCTTCAGCTTCGCGGTGTCCACCGACCGGGTCGAGGATGCGATCGCGCGGATGGTGCCATGGTTCCAGGCGCAAGGCGAGAGGTAG
- a CDS encoding MerC domain-containing protein yields the protein MTSCDDPRKIGLSAPKRTGWLDGFALCASSLCTLHCLGLPLLFALLPALASRIDPGESFHLVMLVLAVPTSLFALAQGWRRHRAPGLMLPGVAGLGLMAIGALAAEGAMAEAAWTVAGSALLAGAHILNWRRGRGQLRA from the coding sequence ATGACCTCTTGCGACGACCCGCGAAAAATCGGGCTATCCGCGCCGAAGCGGACGGGCTGGCTCGATGGCTTCGCGCTTTGCGCTTCGTCGCTCTGCACGCTCCATTGCCTGGGCCTGCCGCTGCTGTTCGCACTGCTCCCCGCCCTTGCCAGCCGGATCGATCCGGGCGAATCCTTCCACCTCGTCATGCTGGTCCTGGCGGTCCCGACCAGCCTGTTCGCGCTGGCGCAGGGCTGGCGGCGGCACCGCGCGCCCGGCCTGATGCTGCCGGGCGTCGCCGGGCTGGGGCTGATGGCGATCGGGGCGCTGGCGGCGGAGGGCGCGATGGCGGAAGCGGCCTGGACGGTGGCGGGCAGCGCGTTGCTGGCGGGCGCGCACATCCTCAACTGGCGGCGCGGGCGTGGTCAGTTGCGCGCCTGA
- the galE gene encoding UDP-glucose 4-epimerase GalE, with protein sequence MSDKPTILVTGGAGYIGSHAVLALKDAGYGVVVIDNLVTGFDWAVPDGVPLVRGDIADQPLVEAALRDHDVKAIMHFAGSVVVPESVENPLKYYHNNSAKTRDLIESAVRVGVPHFIFSSTAATYGTPDVEAVREDTPQRPINPYGMSKLMTEYMLRDVAAAHPMNFCALRYFNVAGADPQGRTGQSTAGATHLIKVAVEAALGKRTSVAVFGTDFDTPDGTGVRDYIHVSDLAAAHLLALEALIAEPERNHLLNCGYGRGFSVLEVLDAVDRATNMPVQRVMAGRRAGDPGKLISDNGAILKTFPWTPRHADLDQIVAHALAWERKLGERA encoded by the coding sequence ATGAGCGATAAACCCACGATATTGGTCACGGGCGGCGCGGGCTATATCGGCAGCCATGCCGTGCTGGCGCTCAAGGATGCCGGCTATGGCGTCGTCGTGATCGATAATCTGGTCACCGGCTTCGACTGGGCCGTGCCCGACGGCGTGCCGCTGGTGCGTGGCGACATTGCCGACCAGCCGCTGGTGGAAGCGGCGCTGCGCGACCATGACGTCAAGGCGATCATGCATTTCGCCGGGTCGGTCGTCGTGCCGGAATCGGTTGAGAATCCGCTGAAATATTATCACAATAACAGCGCCAAGACGCGCGACCTGATTGAAAGCGCGGTGCGGGTGGGCGTGCCGCATTTCATCTTCTCGTCCACCGCCGCCACCTATGGCACGCCGGACGTGGAGGCGGTGCGGGAGGATACGCCGCAACGGCCGATCAATCCCTATGGCATGTCCAAGCTGATGACCGAATATATGCTGCGCGACGTGGCGGCGGCGCATCCGATGAACTTCTGCGCGCTGCGCTATTTCAACGTCGCAGGCGCGGACCCGCAGGGACGCACGGGCCAGTCGACGGCGGGCGCCACCCATCTCATCAAGGTCGCGGTCGAGGCGGCGCTGGGCAAGCGGACAAGCGTCGCCGTCTTCGGCACCGATTTCGACACGCCGGACGGAACGGGTGTGCGCGACTATATCCATGTCAGCGACCTGGCCGCCGCCCATCTGCTGGCGCTGGAAGCGCTGATCGCCGAGCCGGAGCGCAACCATCTGCTCAATTGCGGCTATGGCCGTGGCTTTTCGGTGCTGGAGGTGCTGGACGCGGTCGATCGCGCGACCAACATGCCCGTCCAGCGCGTCATGGCCGGCCGCCGGGCGGGCGACCCGGGCAAGCTGATTTCGGACAATGGCGCCATTCTCAAGACCTTCCCCTGGACGCCGCGCCATGCCGATCTGGACCAGATCGTCGCCCATGCTCTGGCGTGGGAGCGCAAACTGGGTGAGCGCGCATGA